A genome region from Myripristis murdjan chromosome 16, fMyrMur1.1, whole genome shotgun sequence includes the following:
- the LOC115373933 gene encoding tyrosine-protein phosphatase non-receptor type 2-like isoform X2, which translates to MEQEFEDIDSSGRWQNLYNEIRNQASEYPYKVAKLPVNRNLNRYRDVSPYDHSRVKLENSENDYINASLVVVEEAQRAYILSQGPLRNTCGHFWLMIWEQCTKAVIMLNRVIEKGSEKCAQYWPTTEEQQMSFTDTGFVVRLVSEEDQSYYIIRVLELQNIKTGESREIYHFHYTTWPDFGVPESPASFLNFLFKVRESGSLGQEHGPSVVHCSAGIGRSGTFSLVDTCLVLMDKRKDPSSVNIQKVLLDMREYRMGLIQTPDQLRFSYMAVIEGARLISTDNSTQNKRRVVFRDESEPDLPPPPPPPRPHLNDNRPNGQPAPGPEPEPASGQNWSTGELAATRSQDHNTAENAGHLRKRHREERIASTAQKVQQMKQRLSDSERKRENWQYWKPVVLGVSAGTALAAGLLVCWMYFQ; encoded by the exons GAAATCCGAAACCAAGCCAGTGAATATCCCTACAAAGTGGCAAAACTTCCAGTGAATCGAAATTTGAACCGATACAGAGATGTCAGCCCAT ATGATCACAGTCGGGTAAAACTtgaaaactctgaaaatgaCTACATCAATGCAAGTTTAGTTGTGGTGGAGGAAGCCCAAAGAGCTTATATTCTATCTCAG GGGCCTTTGAGGAATACCTGTGGTCATTTCTGGCTGATGATCTGGGAGCAGTGTACCAAAGCTGTTATAATGCTCAACAGAGTCATAGAAAAGGGATCA GAAAAGTGTGCACAGTACTGGCCCACCACAGAAGAGCAACAGATGTCGTTCACAGACACGGGGTTTGTTGTGAGGCTAGTTTCGGAGGAGGATCAGTCCTATTATATAATCCGAGTGCTAGAACTGCAAAACATAAAG ACAGGGGAGTCCAGGGAGATCTACCACTTTCACTATACCACATGGCCTGACTTTGGTGTCCCAGAATCCCCCGCCTCCTTCCTCAACTTCCTCTTCAAGGTTCGTGAGTCGGGCTCCTTGGGTCAGGAGCACGGGCCCTCTGTGGTGCACTGCAGCGCTGGGATAGGACGCTCAGGGACCTTCTCCTTAGTGGACACCTGCCTCGTCCTG ATGGACAAGAGGAAGGATCCATCCTCAGTGAACATCCAGAAGGTCCTATTGGACATGAGGGAATACCGTATGGGCCTGATCCAGACCCCCGACCAGCTCCGCTTCTCCTACATGGCTGTCATTGAGGGAGCCAGGCTCATCTCAACAGACAACTCGACACAG AACAAGCGGCGAGTGGTGTTCAGAGATGAGTCAGAGCCAGATCTGCCCCCTCCACCGCCACCACCCAGACCTCACCTCAACGACAACAGGCCCAATGGCCAGCCAGCACCCGGCCCGGAGCCGGAGCCTGCCTCAGGACAAAATTGGTCAACAGGGGAACTGGCCGCCACACGCAGCCAAGACCACAACACGGCAGAGAATGCTGGGCA CTTACGAAAGCGGCACCGTGAGGAGAGGATCGCCAGCACTGCACAGAAGGTGCAGCAGATGAAACAGAGACTGAGCGACtcggagaggaaaagagaaaactgGCAGTACTGGAAGCCTGTTGTGCTCGGTGTAAGTGCCGGGACAGCCCTGGCTGCTGGACTGCTCGTGTGCTGGATGTACTTCCAGTGA
- the cep76 gene encoding centrosomal protein of 76 kDa, translating to MSVPPERDSELRQIIHSHLVKMDIHGRIREVLAETVKDDHGPGHQTLTEEDFLHALQRRGIIDDVMKELYFAKEMPTDTEKGSPPPSKPDAHFVHKDLTQLKKTNIDPTRRYLYLQVVGGKAFLEHLQEPDPLPGQVCSTFTLFLHFRNQRFHSKPVPCACEPDLQEGFLLEIHRDHIGEGSKMADATTMLSICDPVHLVLIKTDTSNETTLVSSYFLDWRTVLSSPNRKTCVAVELMGVGSECKVPAGVLNVSLELYPPLTETLSSDIITTQQSLERQKTAEKERLFLVYAKQWWREFLEIRPSHQSKMVKIFAQDENGVNRPVCSYVRVLRAGRLLESPRQAARFVSLLAHEKAPVVGGGGGKQEQWCTLMAFLCRGKGDCEDHATLLCSLLLGFGLDAYVCVGTKAKGGPHTWVMTRGTDGSITFWESLTAHRYLHQAIDPDAPPLAPQPKPSSPYRTVGCVFNHQTFLANCQPSDAVELCVFDFQNQSRWKAMSEEALKSVCAPGSTTSLPPLPPLCAPSLEPAAASNQLELEMRFLVSEHRKDMELTTVWDDHLSYLLSSALSAYELERCTGVSCGNEEFQDAVRRAVPDGHTFKGFPIHFLHRNARRAFTTCLRSPFCEEIVCCRGDHVRLAVRVRVFPYPENACAVWIMFACKYRSVL from the exons ATGTCTGTGCCTCCAGAGAGAGACTCCGAGCTCAGGCAAATCATTCACAGCCATCTGGTCAAG ATGGATATCCACGGGAGGATCCGAGAGGTGCTGGCTGAGACTGTGAAGGACGATCACGGCCCAGGACATCAGACTCTCACTGAGGAAGATTTCCTGCACGCTCTGCAGCGCAGGGGCATCATAGATGACGTGATGAAGGAGCTATACTTTGCCAAG GAAATGCCTACAGATACAGAAAagggctctcctcctccttcaaaGCCTGATGCTCACTTTGTTCACAAAGACCTGACGCAGTtgaagaaaa cCAACATTGACCCGACCCGGCGATACCTTTATTTACAAGTGGTCGGTGGTAAGGCTTTCCTGGAGCACCTCCAGGAGCCGGACCCCTTACCTGGCCAGGTGTGCTCTACCTTTACGCTCTTCCTGCACTTCCGCAACCAGAGGTTTCACTCCAAGCCAGTGCCATGTGCCTGTGAGCCGGACCTGCAAGAGGGTTTCCTCTTAGAGATCCATAGAGACCACATCG GAGAGGGCAGTAAAATGGCAGATGCCACCACCATGCTGTCTATCTGCGACCCGGTTCACTTGGTGCTGATCAAGACGGACACCTCCAATGAGACGACGCTGGTCTCCTCCTACTTCCTGGACTGGAGGACCGTCCTCAGCTCGCCCAACAGGAAGACCTGTGTGGCTGTGGAGTTGATGGGAGTTG gAAGTGAATGTAAAGTGCCAGCTGGTGTTCTGAATGTCAGTCTGGAGCTCTACCCGCCTCTGACAGAGACTCTGAGCTCCGACATCATCACCACACAG CAATCACTGGAACGGCAGAAGACCgcagagaaggagaggctgTTCCTGGTTTATGCCAAGCAGTGGTGGAGGGAGTTCCTTGAGATCCGACCCTCTCACCAATCCAAAATGGTCAAGATCTTTGCACAG GATGAGAATGGTGTGAACAGACCGGTGTGCTCGTACGTGCGTGTCTTGCGGGCAGGCCGGCTCCTGGAGAGTCCTCGGCAGGCCGCTCGCTTCGTCAGCCTGCTGGCCCATGAAAAGGCCCCTgtggttggaggaggaggaggcaagcAGGAGCAGTGGTGCACTCTGATGGCTTTCCTGTGCAGAGGCAAG GGTGACTGTGAGGATCATGCCACCCTGCTGTGCAGCCTCCTGCTGGGCTTTGGCCTGGACGCATACGTGTGTGTGGGCACCAAGGCTAAGGGTGGCCCACACACCTGGGTCATGACCCGCGGCACAGATGGTAGCATCACCTTCTGGGAGAGCCTGACAGCGCACAg gtacctgcaccaggccatagATCCAGACGCCCCGCCCCTGGCACCCCAGCCCAAACCGTCCTCCCCCTACCGCACTGTTGGCTGCGTCTTCAACCACCAGACCTTCCTGGCCAACTGCCAGCCCTCTGACGCTGTGGAGCTCTGTGTCTTTGACTTCCAG AATCAGTCTCGGTGGAAGGCAATGAGCGAGGAGGCTCTGAAGTCGGTCTGCGCCCCAGGCTCCACCACCTCCCTGCCCCCTCTGCCTCCGCTCTGCGCCCCCTCTCTGGAGCCCGCTGCTGCTAGCAaccagctggagctggagatgCGCTTCCTGGTGTCTGAGCACAGGAAG GACATGGAGCTGACCACAGTTTGGGACGACCACCTGTCCTACCTGCTGTCCTCAGCCTTGTCAGCCTATGAGCTTGAGCGCTGCACCGGCGTCTCCTGTGGCAACGAGGAGTTCCAGGATGCGGTAAGGAGGGCAGTGCCAGATGGACACACCTTTAAAGGCTTCCCCATCCACTTCCTGCACCGCAACGCTCGCAGAGCCTTCACTACCTGCCTCAG gtCGCCATTCTGTGAGGAGATTGTCTGTTGTCGTGGCGACCATGTGAGGCTGGCGGTCCGTGTTCGGGTGTTTCCCTATCCAGAGAACGCCTGTGCCGTCTGGATCATGTTTGCCTGTAAATACCGCTCGGTGCTCTGA
- the LOC115373933 gene encoding tyrosine-protein phosphatase non-receptor type 2-like isoform X1 — translation MEQEFEDIDSSGRWQNLYNEIRNQASEYPYKVAKLPVNRNLNRYRDVSPYDHSRVKLENSENDYINASLVVVEEAQRAYILSQGPLRNTCGHFWLMIWEQCTKAVIMLNRVIEKGSEKCAQYWPTTEEQQMSFTDTGFVVRLVSEEDQSYYIIRVLELQNIKTGESREIYHFHYTTWPDFGVPESPASFLNFLFKVRESGSLGQEHGPSVVHCSAGIGRSGTFSLVDTCLVLMDKRKDPSSVNIQKVLLDMREYRMGLIQTPDQLRFSYMAVIEGARLISTDNSTQQNKRRVVFRDESEPDLPPPPPPPRPHLNDNRPNGQPAPGPEPEPASGQNWSTGELAATRSQDHNTAENAGHLRKRHREERIASTAQKVQQMKQRLSDSERKRENWQYWKPVVLGVSAGTALAAGLLVCWMYFQ, via the exons GAAATCCGAAACCAAGCCAGTGAATATCCCTACAAAGTGGCAAAACTTCCAGTGAATCGAAATTTGAACCGATACAGAGATGTCAGCCCAT ATGATCACAGTCGGGTAAAACTtgaaaactctgaaaatgaCTACATCAATGCAAGTTTAGTTGTGGTGGAGGAAGCCCAAAGAGCTTATATTCTATCTCAG GGGCCTTTGAGGAATACCTGTGGTCATTTCTGGCTGATGATCTGGGAGCAGTGTACCAAAGCTGTTATAATGCTCAACAGAGTCATAGAAAAGGGATCA GAAAAGTGTGCACAGTACTGGCCCACCACAGAAGAGCAACAGATGTCGTTCACAGACACGGGGTTTGTTGTGAGGCTAGTTTCGGAGGAGGATCAGTCCTATTATATAATCCGAGTGCTAGAACTGCAAAACATAAAG ACAGGGGAGTCCAGGGAGATCTACCACTTTCACTATACCACATGGCCTGACTTTGGTGTCCCAGAATCCCCCGCCTCCTTCCTCAACTTCCTCTTCAAGGTTCGTGAGTCGGGCTCCTTGGGTCAGGAGCACGGGCCCTCTGTGGTGCACTGCAGCGCTGGGATAGGACGCTCAGGGACCTTCTCCTTAGTGGACACCTGCCTCGTCCTG ATGGACAAGAGGAAGGATCCATCCTCAGTGAACATCCAGAAGGTCCTATTGGACATGAGGGAATACCGTATGGGCCTGATCCAGACCCCCGACCAGCTCCGCTTCTCCTACATGGCTGTCATTGAGGGAGCCAGGCTCATCTCAACAGACAACTCGACACAG CAGAACAAGCGGCGAGTGGTGTTCAGAGATGAGTCAGAGCCAGATCTGCCCCCTCCACCGCCACCACCCAGACCTCACCTCAACGACAACAGGCCCAATGGCCAGCCAGCACCCGGCCCGGAGCCGGAGCCTGCCTCAGGACAAAATTGGTCAACAGGGGAACTGGCCGCCACACGCAGCCAAGACCACAACACGGCAGAGAATGCTGGGCA CTTACGAAAGCGGCACCGTGAGGAGAGGATCGCCAGCACTGCACAGAAGGTGCAGCAGATGAAACAGAGACTGAGCGACtcggagaggaaaagagaaaactgGCAGTACTGGAAGCCTGTTGTGCTCGGTGTAAGTGCCGGGACAGCCCTGGCTGCTGGACTGCTCGTGTGCTGGATGTACTTCCAGTGA